One window from the genome of Pedobacter schmidteae encodes:
- a CDS encoding IPT/TIG domain-containing protein, which yields MKKIPNYFIVLFACCFSFSGCKDKGPELDYDSGKPPVFSSFSPKEGAVRTRFFIQGSNFGTDISKIEVYIGDHKLNVIGSDGRQIYCMVPRNSASGRVKVVINRDPRIEYVFDEEFTYKMSTTVGTLAGSVDELGNSSIVDGSFSEARFSFSKGTWLTYEPKENKLFVTEKEFSVRLVDLNEKTVRTLITNGQASFKKIQSSTLSFDSDTLFIVDDNGQSNTTQVAIAYTLRSENFRRVQPYIYDRTSYSCAAHPIHNIMFFNTYWGGGIQKAYTDPQTGTRVSKELFKVAGNNNVAPNIFFHPTGNYVYFVIANCIWKSMYNWQNKELESPIIFAGLYNTTGDVDAIGTSARFGYLRQGVFVKNAEYSGQADEYDFYVTDINNHSIRKITPIGQVSTFAGKGSPSADGKKDGYIDGDPRKEARFNKPNGIAYDEQRKIFYIAEELNKRIRTISVE from the coding sequence ATGAAAAAAATACCAAACTATTTTATTGTACTGTTTGCCTGTTGCTTCTCATTTTCGGGATGCAAGGATAAGGGGCCAGAACTGGATTATGATTCGGGTAAACCGCCGGTTTTTTCTAGCTTTTCACCTAAGGAAGGGGCTGTGCGTACCCGCTTTTTTATTCAGGGAAGTAATTTCGGAACTGATATCTCCAAAATTGAGGTTTACATTGGTGATCATAAGCTGAATGTAATAGGCTCTGATGGTCGACAGATATATTGTATGGTTCCACGCAATTCAGCTAGCGGGAGGGTCAAAGTGGTGATTAACAGGGATCCTCGGATAGAATATGTTTTTGACGAGGAATTTACCTATAAAATGTCAACTACTGTAGGTACCTTGGCTGGTAGTGTGGACGAATTGGGCAATTCCTCTATTGTAGATGGCTCTTTTAGTGAGGCCCGTTTTAGTTTTTCGAAGGGCACCTGGTTAACCTACGAACCCAAAGAAAACAAGTTGTTTGTTACAGAAAAAGAGTTCTCTGTTCGTTTGGTGGATTTAAACGAGAAAACTGTAAGGACGCTGATTACCAATGGTCAGGCTTCTTTCAAGAAAATACAATCTTCAACACTTAGCTTTGATAGTGATACTTTGTTCATTGTGGATGATAACGGTCAGAGTAATACTACCCAGGTTGCAATAGCATACACGCTTCGCTCGGAAAATTTTCGAAGGGTTCAGCCTTATATCTACGACCGAACAAGCTATTCTTGTGCCGCACATCCAATACACAATATTATGTTTTTTAATACTTACTGGGGTGGAGGGATCCAAAAGGCATATACTGATCCTCAGACGGGAACACGTGTGTCTAAAGAACTGTTTAAGGTGGCTGGAAACAATAATGTTGCACCTAATATTTTCTTCCATCCGACTGGAAACTATGTGTATTTTGTTATCGCGAATTGTATTTGGAAGAGCATGTATAATTGGCAAAATAAAGAATTGGAATCACCAATTATTTTTGCCGGACTATACAATACTACCGGAGATGTAGATGCAATTGGTACTTCAGCCAGATTTGGATATCTAAGGCAGGGGGTGTTTGTTAAAAATGCTGAGTACAGCGGGCAGGCTGATGAATACGATTTTTACGTTACGGACATCAACAACCATAGCATCAGAAAGATAACCCCTATTGGTCAGGTCAGTACTTTTGCAGGCAAGGGGAGTCCTTCCGCTGACGGAAAAAAAGACGGGTATATCGATGGTGATCCCAGAAAGGAAGCCCGCTTCAACAAACCAAATGGAATTGCTTATGATGAGCAAAGAAAAATATTTTATATCGCAGAAGAATTGAATAAGCGTATACGCACCATTTCTGTTGAATAA
- a CDS encoding glycoside hydrolase family 105 protein yields the protein MMIKKHSYLLLNKTVLALYLILLSINGFAGYGKGTGSHTSSDSIVYYMKKVADWQWKEIENNGWKYNQKDWTNAAMYVGMLAWAKVANDDSYYQKLIKVGNDTKWEIGKRRLHADDYAIAQMYAQLYTKYKKPLYIADFKKLADSLVTLPHTESLLWGNGINHREWAWCDALFMGPPALGYLSQATGDQKYLNKAIQLWWKTSDYLYSKQQHLYFRDSRYFSKKEKNGQDVFWSRGNGWVMAGMANLLSVMPANHPDRKRFVKQFKQMAKKVTTLQQTDGTWHASLLDPESYPIKEISGTSFFCYAMAWGINQKILSSDDYKPVVQKAWKAITASIHPDGKLGFVQPIGAAPEKVNADDTEVYGVGAFLLAGTELLKL from the coding sequence ATGATGATTAAAAAACATAGTTATTTATTACTGAATAAAACTGTATTAGCGCTGTACCTGATATTATTAAGCATTAATGGTTTCGCAGGTTATGGAAAAGGTACTGGCAGCCACACTTCATCCGACAGTATAGTATACTACATGAAAAAAGTTGCCGACTGGCAATGGAAAGAAATTGAAAATAACGGATGGAAATATAACCAAAAGGACTGGACAAACGCTGCAATGTATGTTGGAATGTTGGCCTGGGCCAAAGTTGCCAATGACGATAGCTATTATCAGAAATTAATTAAGGTAGGCAATGACACCAAATGGGAAATAGGCAAAAGGCGTCTCCATGCCGACGACTACGCTATTGCCCAGATGTACGCACAACTGTATACTAAATATAAAAAACCACTTTATATTGCTGATTTTAAGAAACTGGCCGACTCCCTGGTAACGCTTCCACATACAGAATCCCTATTATGGGGCAATGGCATCAACCACCGGGAATGGGCATGGTGTGATGCTTTGTTTATGGGGCCGCCCGCACTGGGTTATTTATCGCAGGCAACCGGCGATCAGAAATACCTGAATAAAGCCATTCAACTTTGGTGGAAAACAAGCGATTATTTGTACAGTAAACAGCAGCATTTGTACTTCAGAGACAGTCGCTATTTCTCCAAAAAAGAAAAAAACGGCCAAGATGTTTTTTGGAGCCGTGGTAACGGCTGGGTAATGGCAGGCATGGCCAACTTACTCTCGGTAATGCCGGCAAATCACCCCGATAGAAAACGGTTTGTTAAGCAGTTTAAGCAAATGGCAAAAAAAGTTACGACATTGCAGCAAACTGACGGCACATGGCACGCCAGCTTGCTTGATCCCGAAAGTTATCCGATAAAAGAAATCAGCGGCACCAGCTTTTTTTGCTATGCCATGGCCTGGGGCATCAACCAAAAGATACTCTCCTCTGACGATTATAAACCCGTTGTTCAAAAAGCATGGAAAGCCATAACTGCGTCTATTCATCCAGACGGTAAACTCGGTTTTGTACAGCCTATCGGCGCTGCTCCCGAAAAGGTAAATGCTGATGATACCGAAGTGTATGGGGTGGGCGCCTTCCTTTTAGCAGGAACAGAGCTGCTCAAACTGTAG
- a CDS encoding acyltransferase family protein, with the protein MSALSTSSPKNINPKNRLLSLDALRGFDMFWIISGEGIFHGIANVIKDKYALTDDPANLHIIADQQLSITERLMVGIGNQLYHSTWNGFTFYDLIFPLFIFIAGISMAFSYSKTDFQTKAEAQLITRQRYLQLFKRTCLLILLGMVVNGLLKFEGYEQTRFASVLGRIALACFFAAILYLNSSLRWQLAWFSLILVGYWILMTWVPVPHYGAGLLTPEGNLGAYVDQHLLPGKLYRTVYDPEGLLSTIPAIATAMLGMFTGRFLLWKTGKLKPLHKMGILMLAGIVLIALSAAWDITFPINKRLWTSSFVLCAGGWSLLLFAIFYGIIDIGEYKKWCMPLVWIGTNSILIYIAAHGLINFKSTAQFLFGGIIDKVPSSWQQPLIWLGVLGIQLLILRFLYHRKLFLKL; encoded by the coding sequence ATGTCTGCGTTGTCAACATCCTCTCCTAAAAATATCAACCCTAAAAACAGGTTGTTATCTTTAGACGCCTTGCGTGGTTTCGATATGTTCTGGATCATCAGCGGAGAAGGAATATTTCATGGCATTGCCAACGTTATAAAAGATAAATACGCCTTAACCGACGATCCGGCTAACTTACACATCATAGCTGATCAGCAATTGTCCATAACCGAGCGTTTAATGGTTGGCATTGGCAACCAACTTTACCATTCTACATGGAACGGTTTCACTTTTTACGACCTCATCTTCCCTCTATTCATCTTTATTGCCGGTATTTCTATGGCATTTTCATACAGCAAAACTGATTTTCAAACTAAGGCCGAGGCACAGTTAATTACCCGGCAACGGTATCTGCAGCTTTTTAAACGCACCTGTCTGTTAATCTTGCTAGGCATGGTTGTAAATGGTTTGTTAAAGTTTGAAGGCTATGAACAAACCAGATTTGCCAGCGTATTGGGCCGTATTGCGCTAGCCTGCTTTTTTGCAGCAATCTTATATTTAAACAGTTCACTACGTTGGCAGCTGGCTTGGTTCAGTCTTATTTTGGTAGGTTATTGGATATTAATGACATGGGTACCTGTGCCTCATTATGGTGCAGGACTATTAACCCCCGAAGGAAACCTGGGGGCATACGTCGACCAGCATTTGTTACCCGGAAAATTGTATCGTACAGTTTATGATCCGGAAGGTTTATTGTCGACCATTCCAGCCATTGCCACAGCCATGTTAGGCATGTTTACAGGTCGATTTTTATTATGGAAAACAGGAAAATTAAAACCGCTTCATAAAATGGGTATACTAATGCTAGCCGGAATAGTGCTGATTGCATTAAGCGCTGCCTGGGATATCACATTTCCTATTAATAAAAGATTATGGACAAGTTCCTTTGTGCTTTGTGCAGGAGGCTGGAGTCTGCTGTTATTCGCTATCTTTTATGGAATCATCGACATTGGTGAATATAAAAAATGGTGTATGCCCCTGGTTTGGATTGGCACCAATTCCATACTGATCTATATTGCCGCACACGGACTAATTAATTTTAAATCAACGGCACAGTTTTTATTTGGCGGGATTATCGATAAAGTACCATCCTCCTGGCAACAGCCTTTGATATGGCTGGGCGTTTTAGGTATTCAACTTTTAATACTGCGCTTCCTCTACCATCGAAAATTATTTTTAAAACTTTAA
- a CDS encoding DUF4973 domain-containing protein, whose amino-acid sequence MKKIKIYALMIIGISLFTACKDEWKDELYAQYISFKAPLNNEGVSEVYLRYTPNGEIEYNLPVIVSGTQESSKDLSVKIGVDNDTLAILNRERFQYRTDLYFKQLAGSFYELTSNSCFIAKGSHTANYKIKFKFSNLDLVERWVLPLTIVDDPSYVSNQRKGWRKALLYVKPFNDYSGNYSSTSMNVFFDGETKSTVTSTRTAWVVDEKSVFFYAGIVDEGAVDRGNYKIVMNFGPAVENSDGSKSGTLNVRAVNPAINFELIGQPTYSLKKAPDATRPYLVREYCTVNIKYKYNDITSIANIPIRYRAEGSMTMERLKNTMIPDEDQAIEW is encoded by the coding sequence ATGAAAAAAATAAAAATATATGCTTTAATGATTATTGGTATATCCTTATTTACTGCATGTAAGGATGAATGGAAGGATGAGCTGTACGCGCAATATATATCGTTCAAAGCTCCACTCAATAACGAAGGCGTTTCGGAGGTTTATTTGAGATATACTCCAAACGGTGAAATAGAATACAACCTGCCGGTAATAGTGAGCGGTACGCAGGAAAGTAGCAAAGACTTATCTGTAAAAATTGGAGTGGATAATGATACCTTGGCGATCCTGAATAGGGAGCGGTTTCAATATCGTACGGATCTGTATTTTAAACAATTGGCAGGCTCGTTCTATGAACTGACATCCAATTCCTGCTTTATTGCCAAGGGATCGCATACAGCCAATTACAAGATTAAATTTAAATTTTCAAATCTGGATCTGGTAGAGCGGTGGGTGTTGCCGTTGACCATTGTAGATGATCCGTCTTATGTATCAAATCAACGGAAAGGCTGGCGTAAAGCGCTGTTGTATGTCAAGCCTTTTAATGATTATTCGGGAAATTATTCATCGACTTCAATGAACGTCTTTTTTGATGGCGAAACAAAATCAACGGTGACCAGTACACGTACGGCATGGGTGGTAGATGAAAAGTCTGTTTTTTTCTATGCCGGTATAGTTGATGAGGGGGCTGTAGATCGGGGGAACTATAAGATCGTTATGAATTTCGGTCCGGCAGTCGAAAATTCCGATGGCTCAAAGTCGGGAACGTTGAACGTACGTGCAGTAAATCCGGCAATCAATTTCGAACTCATTGGTCAGCCTACTTATTCATTAAAAAAAGCTCCCGATGCAACCAGGCCTTATTTGGTAAGAGAATATTGTACTGTGAATATCAAGTATAAATATAATGACATCACTTCTATTGCTAATATTCCTATTCGGTATAGAGCTGAAGGTTCTATGACAATGGAACGACTGAAAAATACCATGATTCCTGACGAAGATCAGGCGATTGAATGGTAA
- a CDS encoding TonB-dependent receptor, which yields MKNLYICAMCLLMSGFFVPSFAQNEKKVVTLTGKVTDKTNGPLPGVTIMVKEQPGLGTVTNNKGEYTIKADKYQWLVFSYVGYKKKEILIQDKTNIDVVLEDSEFNVMDEVTITGLGAQKKVTVTGAVTTVNVEDLKTPTSSITNALAGNVAGVLAMQSGGQPGSNISEFWIRGISTFGAGTGALVLVDGFERSLSEISIEDIQSFSVLKDASATAIYGSRGANGVVLITTKRGKSDQVSINGKVEGSYNMRTFTPKFVDGYTYASLMNEARITRNQEPFYTPADLELVGSGLDPDIYPNVDWMNMFLKDGAYTKRASLNFNGGGALARYYISGSYINEGGMYATDDALRGYKTNANYGLYNYRSNVDVNLTKTTLVQVGVSGSLGSQNLPGSSYDYIWASLMGQNPISIPIRYSNGLIASRGINGKNNPWVLMTQSGYIENWTNKIQTNVSLEQDLKKLTKGLKFIGRFGFDTNNKNYIRRYKYPESWLAQPQRGSEGELQLTRMTTELLMSQESSASGERMETLQGELHYNREIKDHKLGAIVQYSQDKKVNTVKFGQEATDMIQGIDRRNQRLAGRFTYGYKFRYFVDFNFGYNGSENFARGHQFALFPAVSGAWNVAEEEFVKNKMKWIDMFKLRYSYGKVGNDYMPLRFPYLASFSTSTDLGYNWGDIESNNSYSGLTYNTISSNLVTWEVATKHNLGLDFSFMKDRISGTLDVFREQRDGIYMQRAFVPAIIGLQGANPRANVGSALSQGFDGQMKFSQKIGEVNFTFRGNLTYSKNEVLEADEQYSNYPYIQRAGFRINQNRGLIALGLFKDYEDIRNSAKQTYSAVMPGDIKYKDVNGDGKIDGNDVVPIGATRLPNLIYGFGMSAKWKNFDLNVLFQGAGKSSFFISGYTVYPFSEGNWGNILTDVVESNRWILGENEDVNARYPRMSYGGNSNNYRASTYWLRESSYLRLKTLEAGYTLSQGFTRRVGVKSARLFFMGTNVLTFSSFKLWDPEMNSSNGQQYPLARTYTVGLNVNL from the coding sequence ATGAAGAATTTATACATCTGTGCAATGTGCCTGTTGATGAGCGGATTTTTTGTCCCATCTTTTGCGCAAAACGAAAAAAAGGTAGTGACCTTAACTGGTAAGGTCACTGATAAAACGAATGGACCCTTGCCTGGGGTTACCATTATGGTGAAAGAGCAGCCTGGTTTGGGAACGGTTACCAATAACAAAGGTGAATATACTATTAAGGCTGATAAGTATCAGTGGCTGGTATTTTCTTACGTAGGGTATAAAAAGAAGGAAATCCTGATACAGGATAAAACAAACATAGATGTGGTGTTGGAAGATTCCGAATTTAATGTGATGGATGAAGTAACGATAACCGGTCTGGGAGCGCAAAAAAAAGTAACAGTAACCGGGGCAGTAACCACGGTGAACGTGGAGGACCTGAAAACGCCTACCTCCAGCATCACAAATGCGCTTGCAGGAAATGTAGCCGGGGTATTGGCCATGCAATCAGGCGGGCAACCTGGAAGTAATATTTCTGAGTTTTGGATCAGGGGTATTTCCACTTTTGGCGCCGGAACAGGGGCATTGGTACTGGTGGATGGTTTTGAAAGGAGCCTTAGTGAAATCAGCATTGAAGATATTCAATCTTTTTCTGTGCTCAAAGATGCCTCCGCAACGGCAATTTATGGTTCACGTGGTGCCAATGGCGTAGTACTTATTACAACCAAGCGAGGTAAAAGTGATCAGGTATCTATTAATGGTAAAGTTGAAGGATCGTATAACATGCGCACCTTTACGCCTAAATTTGTGGACGGTTATACCTATGCTTCGTTGATGAATGAAGCACGTATCACCCGTAATCAGGAACCTTTCTATACCCCCGCAGATCTGGAATTAGTGGGCTCAGGGCTTGATCCGGACATTTATCCCAATGTGGATTGGATGAATATGTTTCTTAAAGACGGAGCCTATACAAAAAGGGCGTCGTTAAATTTTAACGGCGGAGGTGCACTCGCCCGTTATTATATATCAGGATCGTACATCAATGAAGGTGGGATGTATGCTACTGATGATGCATTGAGAGGGTATAAGACCAACGCTAATTATGGACTTTATAATTACCGTTCTAATGTGGATGTAAACCTCACCAAAACTACTTTGGTACAAGTTGGGGTAAGTGGTTCGCTGGGAAGCCAGAACCTTCCTGGTTCCAGCTACGATTACATTTGGGCCTCTTTAATGGGACAGAACCCAATTTCTATCCCGATAAGGTACTCCAATGGACTTATCGCTTCAAGAGGAATTAATGGGAAGAACAATCCCTGGGTATTGATGACCCAGTCGGGTTATATAGAGAATTGGACAAATAAGATTCAGACAAATGTGAGTCTGGAACAGGACCTTAAAAAGCTTACAAAGGGTTTGAAATTTATAGGGCGTTTCGGTTTTGATACCAACAATAAGAACTATATCCGAAGGTATAAATATCCTGAGTCCTGGTTAGCCCAGCCTCAACGCGGCTCTGAAGGTGAGTTGCAATTGACCCGGATGACCACCGAATTGTTGATGTCGCAGGAGTCCTCAGCTTCTGGCGAGCGTATGGAAACATTGCAGGGCGAACTTCATTATAACCGTGAAATAAAAGACCATAAATTAGGTGCAATAGTACAGTATAGTCAGGATAAAAAGGTCAATACAGTCAAGTTTGGACAGGAGGCTACCGATATGATTCAGGGAATAGACCGCCGTAATCAAAGGTTAGCCGGTCGTTTTACCTATGGTTATAAATTCCGCTACTTTGTTGATTTTAATTTTGGATACAATGGTTCGGAAAACTTTGCGCGGGGGCATCAGTTTGCATTGTTTCCTGCAGTTTCCGGGGCCTGGAACGTGGCTGAAGAGGAGTTTGTGAAAAACAAGATGAAGTGGATAGATATGTTTAAATTGCGCTATTCTTATGGAAAGGTAGGCAATGATTATATGCCTTTACGCTTTCCTTATCTGGCATCATTTTCAACTTCTACAGATTTAGGGTATAATTGGGGAGACATCGAAAGTAATAATAGCTATAGCGGTTTAACCTACAATACAATATCTTCTAATTTGGTGACCTGGGAAGTTGCCACCAAACATAACCTGGGCCTTGACTTTTCGTTTATGAAAGACAGGATTAGTGGTACATTGGATGTTTTTCGCGAGCAACGCGATGGTATTTATATGCAACGCGCATTCGTCCCTGCAATTATAGGATTGCAGGGAGCCAATCCACGTGCCAATGTTGGTTCGGCATTGTCCCAGGGATTTGACGGGCAGATGAAATTTTCTCAAAAAATAGGCGAAGTTAATTTTACCTTTCGTGGAAACCTGACTTATAGTAAAAATGAGGTGTTGGAAGCTGATGAGCAGTACAGTAATTATCCTTATATCCAGCGGGCAGGCTTCAGAATCAATCAGAATAGAGGACTTATCGCTTTGGGACTGTTCAAGGATTACGAGGATATCCGTAACAGCGCCAAACAGACTTATAGTGCAGTGATGCCGGGCGATATTAAATATAAAGATGTCAATGGTGATGGTAAGATTGATGGTAACGACGTTGTTCCGATTGGAGCAACACGGTTGCCCAACCTTATTTACGGTTTTGGTATGTCCGCCAAATGGAAGAACTTCGATCTGAATGTTCTTTTTCAGGGAGCGGGAAAATCTTCTTTCTTCATTAGTGGTTATACGGTGTACCCTTTTAGCGAGGGAAACTGGGGGAACATTCTCACAGATGTAGTGGAATCCAATCGTTGGATATTGGGTGAAAATGAGGATGTAAATGCCAGATATCCACGGATGAGCTACGGAGGTAATTCCAATAACTACCGGGCATCAACCTATTGGCTACGGGAAAGTTCGTATCTGCGATTGAAAACGCTTGAGGCCGGGTATACTCTGTCACAGGGTTTTACAAGAAGGGTTGGGGTAAAATCTGCACGTTTGTTTTTTATGGGGACCAACGTCTTAACTTTTTCTTCTTTCAAGCTATGGGATCCGGAAATGAATAGCTCTAATGGCCAGCAGTATCCATTGGCCAGAACCTATACAGTTGGACTAAATGTTAATTTATAA
- a CDS encoding RagB/SusD family nutrient uptake outer membrane protein encodes MKRNIIYIALSAMMLLMASCKDYLAVDHFFGDQQSEERIFKNKDYTNQWLADCYNQLLNYNLEIGHKDYTITNYSDDMFFNEGSNGGVYRNFKFGQYDYTWYRQSWSQSYAGIRQASIMIRRMGEGGVFSATEVADYKAQARFIRAYLYWLLLRKYGPVPIIQEEGADYNDSYDKLSLPRNSYDEVVDYISSEMEMAAKDLPLKRDNRNIARPTRGAALATRAKALLFAASPLANGNTEMADFVNNDGKVLISQQYDEKKWARAAAAAKDVIELNAYKLYTAEFRTRGTDAYPATIVPQHHPEYSNKAFPDGWANIDPLESYSALFNGDLYAYENPEMIFTRGENQTDALYGIIALTRHQMPQVAGGYNCHGITLKQCDAYDMNDGSPFNRQAIINKYGAANMFVKANEVNNFKPLRANVWKEFANREPRFYASVAFSGAFWSMNSATTNTANVTNKQIFYYRGEDEGRINGDRWLPTGIGMMKFVNPKDNTTNGGKIYPKVEITIRYADILLMYAEALNELTGNYTIPSWDNVRTHIISRDVEEMSKKISPVRIRAGVPNYSTTEYADRNLLRTRIKKERQIELLGENQRYYDLRRWKDAPVEEAQQIYGFNTMISKDNAALFYSPVAVPLLNASFSRKMYFWPIDWDELRKNKRLTQAPGWPSFD; translated from the coding sequence ATGAAAAGAAACATAATATATATAGCGCTGTCAGCTATGATGCTCTTGATGGCATCTTGCAAGGATTATCTGGCGGTAGATCATTTTTTTGGAGATCAGCAAAGCGAGGAACGAATTTTTAAGAATAAGGATTATACCAATCAATGGCTAGCCGATTGTTATAACCAGTTGTTGAATTACAACCTTGAGATCGGGCATAAAGATTATACAATCACCAATTACTCGGACGATATGTTCTTTAATGAGGGAAGTAATGGAGGAGTGTACAGAAATTTTAAATTTGGACAGTACGATTATACCTGGTACAGGCAATCCTGGTCCCAATCTTATGCAGGTATCCGGCAGGCTTCAATTATGATTCGCCGTATGGGCGAAGGAGGTGTGTTCTCGGCTACCGAAGTGGCAGATTACAAAGCCCAGGCCCGCTTTATTCGTGCTTACCTTTATTGGCTATTGTTACGTAAATATGGTCCGGTACCAATTATACAGGAAGAAGGAGCAGATTATAATGATAGCTACGATAAGCTGTCTTTGCCACGCAATTCTTACGATGAAGTGGTGGATTATATTTCATCGGAGATGGAAATGGCAGCAAAGGATTTACCTCTAAAAAGAGATAATCGGAATATTGCCAGACCTACTCGTGGTGCAGCACTTGCCACGCGGGCCAAAGCCCTGTTGTTTGCGGCCAGCCCGTTGGCAAATGGGAATACTGAGATGGCCGATTTTGTAAATAATGATGGTAAAGTTCTTATTTCCCAACAATACGATGAAAAAAAGTGGGCGAGGGCAGCAGCGGCAGCAAAAGATGTGATTGAATTGAATGCGTATAAATTGTATACAGCTGAATTCAGGACCAGGGGAACAGATGCTTATCCGGCTACTATTGTTCCTCAACATCATCCAGAATATTCAAATAAGGCTTTTCCAGACGGTTGGGCCAATATAGATCCGCTGGAATCTTACAGTGCGTTATTTAATGGAGATTTGTACGCTTATGAAAATCCTGAAATGATTTTTACACGAGGGGAGAATCAAACGGATGCGCTCTATGGAATTATTGCTTTGACACGGCACCAGATGCCTCAGGTAGCTGGAGGATACAATTGCCATGGTATTACTTTGAAACAATGCGATGCTTATGATATGAATGATGGTTCGCCTTTTAACAGGCAAGCCATTATTAACAAATATGGTGCTGCAAATATGTTTGTTAAAGCTAATGAGGTAAACAACTTTAAGCCTTTACGTGCCAATGTGTGGAAAGAGTTTGCTAACCGTGAACCCCGATTTTATGCTTCTGTGGCGTTTAGCGGTGCATTCTGGTCTATGAATAGTGCAACAACCAATACGGCTAATGTTACCAATAAACAGATTTTTTACTACCGTGGAGAAGATGAAGGCAGGATAAACGGTGATCGTTGGTTACCTACTGGTATTGGGATGATGAAATTTGTGAATCCGAAAGATAACACGACTAACGGTGGCAAGATATATCCTAAGGTAGAAATTACGATCCGTTATGCAGATATATTGCTGATGTATGCCGAAGCATTAAATGAACTGACTGGAAATTATACCATTCCTTCGTGGGACAATGTGAGAACACACATTATTTCCAGAGATGTGGAAGAAATGAGTAAGAAGATTAGTCCGGTGCGTATCAGGGCTGGTGTGCCTAACTATAGCACTACAGAATACGCGGACAGGAATCTTTTGCGTACGAGAATCAAAAAAGAAAGACAAATTGAGTTATTGGGTGAGAACCAACGCTATTATGACCTGAGAAGATGGAAAGATGCGCCGGTAGAAGAAGCACAGCAGATTTATGGTTTTAATACAATGATCTCTAAGGATAACGCCGCATTATTTTATTCGCCGGTTGCAGTTCCTTTATTGAATGCTTCATTTTCCAGAAAGATGTACTTCTGGCCAATTGACTGGGACGAACTACGTAAAAACAAGCGCTTAACCCAGGCGCCAGGCTGGCCGTCATTCGATTAA